One Vibrio sp. CDRSL-10 TSBA genomic window, CACAGTTAGTGAAAATGCTCAATATTATTGAGGATAAAAAGGCGGTTTTGCAGCGTCAGCTGGATGACATCGGAGCCGTGATGGGAGAGTTGGAGGCTGCGCGCGAACGTTGCGAGCAGGCTCTGAAGGTTAGCAGTTAGGTATTCCCAGTACTTATTACTTCCAGGTACTGATGTCTTCCAAATACTGCTTTCTTCCGGGTGCTTATTTATTCTAAGTAATCATTTATTCAAGGTACTTATTTATTCAAGGTACTTATTTATTCAAGGAAATAGGCGCTTCCTACAACAGCATTTTCATCTTTCGTTAGCTACTTTCTGTGACCACAGCGTTTTGTTCAACACGCTGTGTCTGCGCAAGGAAGGACGCGGAGGTGTTATGAACAGCCAGTATCAGCCACTTAGTTTCGGATTGGGCGAAACCATTGACATGTTACGAGAGCAGGTCAATGCGTTTTCTGCTCAGCATATCGCCCCTATCGCCGACCATATTGATCGGCAAAACCAGTTTCCCGAGCACTTGTGGGCTTTGTTCGGCGAAATGGGATTGCTGGGCGTCACCGTCAGTGAGGAATACGGCGGCGCGCACATGGGATACCTCGCCCACGTCATCACCATGGAGGAGATCAGCCGCGCCTCCGCTTCCGTCGGCCTTAGTTACGGCGCTCACTCCAATTTGTGCGTTAATCAGATTTTTCGCAACGGCAATGCCGATCAACGGGTCAAATATCTGCCCAAATTACTCGATGGTGCCTGGGTCGGCGCGCTGGCAATGAGCGAACCGAATGCCGGCTCCGATGTTGTCGGCATGCAGCTCAAAGCCGAACGGCGCAATGACCACTTTGTGCTCAATGGCACTAAGATGTGGATCACCAACGGGCCTGATGCCGATGTGGTGGTGGTTTACGCCAAAACGGCCGCCGAAGCCGGTTCACGCGGCATTACCGCCTTCATTGTTGAACGGGAATTTCCCGGTTTCTCTTCAGCCCAGAAGCTCGACAAACTAGGCATGCGTGGTTCCAATACCTGCGAACTGGTTTTTGACCAGTGCCGGGTTTCCTTATGACAACGTGCTCGGCAAAGTCAATCACGGCATTGAGGTGCTGATGAGCGGGCTGGATTACGAACGGGTTGTTCTGGCCGGTGGCCCGCTGGGCATCATGCAAGCCTGTCTTGATCTGGTCCTGCCCTATATTCACGATCGTAAACAGTTTGGTCAGTCGATCGGTGAATTCCAGCTGGTTCAGGCCAAGGTCGCCGACATGTATACCCGCCTGAATGCTGCGCGCGCTTATGTGTATGCCGTCGCTGGCGCGTGCGATCGCGGCGAAGTGACCCGTAAAGATTCTGCCGGAGCCATTCTGTACAGTGCTGAACTGGCCACACAAATGGCGTTAGATACTATTCAGCTGTTAGGCGGCAATGGCTATATCAACGACTTTCCGGCCGGTCGCCTGCTGCGTGATGCCAAGCTGTATGAAATCGGCGCCGGAACATCAGAGATCCGCCGTATATTGATTGGGCGGGAACTGTTCAACGAGTCACGTTAAACCTGTAACGGAGTGCGTATGGCCGTGATTAACAGCAAAATCAAAACCAGCTCAGAACTTTACCAACGCAACCTGGAACACATGACGTCACTGGTGCAACAACTTGAGGAGCACCGGACAACCCTGCTGCAGGGGGCGGGCGAACAAGCGATTGAACGCCAGCGTCAGAAAGGCAAACTACCGGTGCGCGAGCGGGTGATGCAGTTGCTCGACCCTGCCAGCCCCTTTATCGAGATTGGTCAGTTTGCGGCTTGGCAAGTCTATGAAGATGATGTGCCCTGCGCAGGTGTGGTCGCCGGCATTGGCACCATTCACGGCATTGAGTGTATGGTGGTTGCCAATGATCCGGCCGTCAAAGGCGGCACCTATTATCCACTGACGGTAAAAAAACATCTGCGCGCTCAGGAAATTGCCGAACGCTGCCACCTGCCCTGCGTCTATCTGGTTGACTCCGGCGGCGCTAATCTGCCTTATCAGGCCGAAGTTTTTCCGGACCGCGACCATTTCGGGCGTATCTTCTACAATCAGGCCCGTATGTCAGCGAAAGGGATCCCACAAATCGCGGTGGTGATGGGACTATGCACCGCGGGCGGAGCCTATATTCCAGCCATGGCAGACGTATCGATTATTGTCCGCCAGCAAGGCACCATTTTTCTGGCCGGGCCGCCGCTGGTCAGGGCCGCGACCGGTGAAGTGGTCAGTGAAGAGGAGCTGGGCGGTGCGGATGTGCATTGTAAAAAATCCGGTGTCGCCGATTATTACGCGGACAATGATCAGCACGCACTCTCCATAGCCCGCCAAGCGATCGCCAGCACGAATCTTGCGCCCACAATTGTGCCTGATTCGGTACTGCCGCCACGCTATGAGGCCGCAGAGATGTACGGGATCGTTAACGCTGATCTGCGCTTGTCGTTTGATGTACGCGAAATCATTGCCCGTCTGGTGGACGACTCTCAGTTTGATGAATTTAAGGCCTTATATGGCAGTTCACTGGTCTGTGGTTTTGCTACGTTACACGGTCACGCCATCGGTATCGTGGCCAATAACGGCATCCTATTTTCTGAATCAGCGCAAAAAGGTGCCCACTTTATTGAACTGTGTGCCAAACGCAGAATCCCGCTGCTGTTTTTACAGAATATCACCGGATTCATGGTCGGGAAAAAGGTCGAAGCGGAAGGCATTGCCAAGCATGGTGCGAAACTGGTGATGGCCGTCGCCTGTGCCGACGTGCCTAAGTTCACCGTCATCATTGGCGGCTCTTATGGTGCCGGCAACTATGGGATGTGCGGCCGTGCTTATAATCCGACCATGATGTGGATGTGGCCTAATGCACGCATTTCGGTCATGGGTGGTGAGCAGGCCGCCGGGGTACTGACCCAAGTACGGCGTGACATTCAGGCCCGGCGTCAGCAAGAGTGGCCAGAACAGGAAGCAGCCGCCTTCAGACAGTCGATTGTCGAACTATACGACACACAAGGCAGTCCCTATTACGCCAGTGCCCGCTTGTGGGATGACGGCATTCTCGACCCGCTGGAAACCCGCGACACCCTCGGGCGTGCGCTGACTGCTGCGCTGCGCGCGCCAATCGCTGACAGCCAGTTCGGCATTTTCCGCATGTAAATAAGGAATCGCGCCATGAACCCAGATCAGCCCAGTGTACTGTGTGAATTGTCCGCCAGCGGGATTGCCAGCTTAACCCTCAACCGTATCGACAAATCGAATGCGTTTGATGATCAGATGATTGCGTTGCTCTTGCATCACCTCAACGCTCTGGCCAAAGAGACCACGCTGCGCCTGCTGGTCATCAAGGCCAATGGCCGCCATTTTTCGGCCGGTGCCGATCTCAACTGGATGCGCGCGATGGCGACCAAATCACATTCTGATAATCACAGCGATGCTGCCCAGCTGGCGCTGCTGATGCAAACCCTGGATACTTTTCCCCATCCGACGATCGCTGCGGTGCAAGGCTGTGCGTTCGGCGGCGCACTGGGCCTTATCTGTTGTTGCGATATCGCGGTAGCCAGTGCCGATGCCCGCTTTTGCTTAAGTGAAGTGAAACTGGGTTTAGTCCCAGCCACCATCGCCCCATACGTATGCCGGACATTGGGACAGCGGCAGGCGCGGCGCTATATGCTGACCGCCGAACCGTTTGATGCCGCCAGAGCGCTGCAGATGGGGCTGATTCATCAACAGGTCAGTGAGAAGCCCCAGGATTTATCACTGGCGGTGCAACAGCTTTGCGAGCAAATCCTGCTCAACAGCCCCGTCGCCCTGACTCAGGCCAAAGCCCTGTGCCAGCGCTGTGCCGACAGCCCGCTCGATCAAAAACTGATCGCCTATACCAGCCAGTTAATCGCCGACATCCGCGTGTCGCCCCAAGGCCAGGAAGGGCTGAATGCCTTTTTTGCCAAACGAGCGCCAAACTGGATCTCTCCTTCAGGCGGCAACAAAGGAGAATCGCAATGAAACCGCCTCTTTTACGGGCTGGGGTCTTGAGTGACTTTCCACCCGCCGTCACTCTGGTTGAAGTCGGTGCCCGTGACGGCCTGCAAAATGAAAATGCGGTCACCAGCGCGGCTAAAATCGCTCTGATTGACCAGCTATCGGCCAGTGGCCTGACCTATATAGAAGCCGGTTCGTTTGTCTCACCCAAATGGGTACCGCAAATGGCAGATTCAGATAAAGTGCTGAGCGGCATTCAACGTGCGCCGGCAGTGACTTACTCGGCTCTGGTTTCCTAACCTGCGCGGTCTGGAGCAGGCCATCGCCTGTCAGGCGGATGAGATCGCCATCTTTACGTCAGCTTCACAGGGCTTTTGCCAGCACAACATCAATTGCTCAATCGAGCAAAGCCTGCAGCGCTTCAAGCCCGTTGTCAGCCAGGCACAACAACTAGGACTCAAAGTCCGCGGCTATCTCTCCTGCGTGGCTGATTGCCCTTATGACGGGCCGACACTACCCGAACAAGTCGCCAGTGTTGCCGCAGCATTGCAAGACCTCGGCTGTTACCAGATCTCGCTTGGCGACACGATCGGCACGGGCACGCCACTGCGTATCGCCCGGATGCTTGAGGCCGTCCGGAAACAAGTGCTGACTGAACAGTTAGCTGTGCATTTTCACGATACCTGGGGAATGGCGCTGGCCAATTTGTATCAGTCACTGTCAATGGGCATTACCACCATAGACTGCAGTGTAGCCGGATTAGGTGGCTGCCCTTATGCGCCGGGCGCGGCGGGCAATGTGGCGACAGAAGATGTGATCTATCTTTGCCAGGGATTGGGAATAAATACCGGCGTTGATCTGCAGCAAGTCGCTAACGCAGGCTGGGCTATCAGCCATATTCTGGGTCGCAGACCAATATCCAAAGTTTCGCTGGCTCTACACAGTAAGCCAACACAAAAACAAACATAACCACTTGTAAAGTATAACAAAAATATAATCAAACTTCCTGAAATCTCCTTTCTGACTCTCCCTCTCTCGTTTGTACCGTAGCTTACTATGAGTAATTTTGGATAGAAATTACCTATCAATTTAATAGTAATAAGCGATTTTTCTTAATCTCGACTTGGTGGGAATATAGTTCCCGAAGACAAGACATTCCAACCAATAACTTAAAGGAAACACGGAATATGATTAATACTAAAATCAAACCATTTAGCGCGACTGCATTCAAAAACGGCGAATTCGTAGACATCACAGAACAGGACGTTCTGGGCAAATGGGCAGTATTTTTCTTCTATCCTGCGGACTTCACTTTCGTATGTCCGACAGAGCTAGGCGACCTTGCAGACCATTACGCTGAGCTTCAGTCTCGCGGTGTTGAAGTGTACTCAGTATCAACTGACACCCACTTTACTCACAAAGCATGGCACGACAGTTCAGACACTATCGGCAAGATCAACTACTACATGGTTGGCGACCAGACCGGCAACATCACCAACAACTTCGGTGTAATGCGTGAAGGTCAGGGTCTTGCAGACCGTGCGACGTTCCTGATTGACCCGGAAGGTACTATCCAGGCAATGGAAATCACTGCTGAAGGTATCGGCCGTGACGCAGAAGACCTGATGCGTAAAGTGAAAGCCGCTCAATACGTTGCTTCTCACCCAGGTGAAGTATGTCCAGCAAAATGGAAAGAAGGTGAAGAGACTCTGGCTCCGTCACTAGACCTGGTTGGTAAAATCTAATCAGCCTTGTCCTTAGAAATTAATTCTATAGAAATAACGCGTAATCACATGATTACACGATAATTTAAGAGCTGGTCGGGCGTTCTACCTGACGACCTGAATGCCCGGTCGGCTCTTCCTTTTATCCAGAGTGACCACTCCATTTAAAATAAATAATAAAGGTATCCCGGTATGTTAGACCAAGCGATCAAACAGCAGTTATCTCAGTATCTGACGAACTTAAAACAGCCAGTCCGTCTAGTGGTCAGCCTAGATGAAAGTAAAGGCGCGCAAAATATTCTTGAACTGGCGAATGAAATTGCTTCGCTGAGCGAACTGGTCAGCGTAGAACGCGACGACAATGTCAGCGAGCGCAAGCCTGTGATGACAGTGACAAACCCTGACAAAGGCACCTCGTTGAGTTTTGCCGGCGTACCAATGGGCCATGAGTTTACTTCTCTGGTTCTGGCACTGCTGCACTCAGGCGGCCATCCAATCAAACTGGATCAGGCTACGATTGAACAGATTGCACAGCTGGACAAAAAACTGGACGTGGAAGTGTTTATTTCTCTGTCATGCCAGAAACTGTCCGGATGTGGTGCAAGCCTTTAACATGATGGCTGCGATTAATCCTGATGTGCGCACCACCATGATCGATGGCGCCCTGTTCCAGGATGAAGTAAAACAGCGCGATATCATGGCAGTACCTAGTGTATTTGTGAATGGCGAACTGTTTGGTCAGGGTCGTATGACACTGGCTGAAATACTCAACAAGTTAGATGACGGTGCGGCAGAGAAAGCGGCCTCCAGCCTAAACGAAAAAGACCCATACGATGTACTGGTTGTCGGTGGTGGCCCTGCTGGTGCTGCGGCAGCAATTTATGCAGCCCGTAAAGGTATACGCACAGGTATTGTTGCTCAGCGTCTGGGTGGCCAAGTGATGGACACCATGGCAATCGAAAACTTTATCTCGGTCAAACACACTGAGGGGCCAAAACTGGCGGCGAACCTGGGTGAGCACCTTAAAGAATACAGCGTTGATATTATTACCGAACAGCAAGCTGAAAAGCTGATGGGGTCGGAATTTACCTCCGATGGCAAAATCCATATCAATTTGCAAAGTGGTGCTACCCTGAAAAGTAACAGTGTTATCCTCAGCCCGGGTGCACGCTGGCGTGAAATGAACGTACCGGGCGAGCAAGAATATCGCAATAAAGGCGTTGCTTACTGCCCGCACTGTGACGGTCCGCTGTTCAAAGGTAAGAAAACCGCAGTTATCGGTGGTGGTAACTCAGGTATTGAAGCGGCCATTGATTTGGCAGGCATCGTAGAACACGTGACGGTACTGGAATTTGCCGACACACTGCGTGCCGACCAGGTCCTGATTAACAAAGCGAATTCACTGCCTAACGTGGATATCATCACCATGGCACAGACCACCGAAGTCATCGGTGATGGTAAACGCGTAACCGGTCTGGCTTATAAAGATCGTAATACCGACGAAATCAAGCAGCTTGAACTGTCCGGTATCTTCGTTCAAATTGGTCTGGTTCCAAACACTGAGTGGTTGAAGGATTCTGCGGTTGAACTTTCAAACCGCGGTGAAATCGAAATTGGCAGCCGTGGTGAAACCAGCATGGCAGGCGTATTCGCCGCCGGTGACGCAACCACCGTACCTTACAAACAGATCATCATTGCGATGGGTGAAGGTGCAAAAGCGAGCCTGGGTGCCTTTGATTACCTGATTCGTAAACAGGGCTAACAAGCACGATGAAAGTCAAGGGCGAACCACTGGTTCGCCCTTTTTTATATCAGGTAAATCAGCAACTAAAGGTGGTAAACTAAATTGACGTTGATGCTGTCACCCTGCAGATTAACATTATCGATATCAAAGCTATCATCAAACATTCTCAGCCATTCAACCTGTAACTCCAACGGCTGCCCCTTGTTAATTGCCATCCCCACTCCATACTGAATTTCACTTTCAGTCTCCGAATAGTCATCGACTTTCGCTTTTACTTTCCCGGCGCCCAACAAGCCATACAAGGTAAAGTTTTCAGATACGGGGACTATCCCACGCGCAAACAGACTGAATGCGGAGTTAATTTCTACTTTTGAGCCGAAAGCATCACCATCTGAAACGTTGCCATATCCACGAAATTCAACGCCGATATTTTGATGCAGTTGGTAACCTACTATTAGCCCCAGCATACCGCTATCGGTATTTTCAGAACCGGTACCATCCCAATCTACATCTGTATCCACATAGGAATATCCCAACCCGATATAAGGGTGAGGCGTGATTGATTGAGCGTTATAATCTACTGCCATTGCCGTTGTTGATAATAAAGCGCATGGTACTAACCAAAGCTTTTTTAAACTCTTCATATTCACCCTCTGACGTTGTTACTAATGTATCAATTAAAAAATTGGCGATATTGAAAGAAAAGCAAAGTCGTCAAATTATTTATGTGAATAGGTGCACACTAAATTAATAAATATATCAATTACTCGTGCTACAGCCACTCGGTCAGTTGCTTACAGATCCAGTCCGGGTTATCGAGCGGTATATCATGTCCGTCCTGTTGATTGATGACCAGACTGCAACCCCAGGCGAGCGCTAACGCCTGCGTCGCGTGGTGACTGACCAGTTGATCGCGCCGTGACGATATAAAGCGAACCGGGCATGATGGTTTCATCGCCCGAAAACGCATGGCCGCCAGCAGCTGGCGCAAAAAATTACCGCTTTGCATCGGATAACGCCGCTCCAGTTCCGCCCAATCGTTAATAACTTGCTGGTCAGGCGGGCGATTTGCAATCATAGAGTAAATCAGCTCCGCTCTGCGCTCGGGATCAGCACACAAAGCGCTGAGAATGGTGAGATAATTTTTCGGGCGCAGACGCTGATAAAACGGGCTGAATCCACGCGCCGTGGTGTTGATACACAACAGGCTCTGAACCTGGTGCGGATAATTGTGCGCCCACTGCAACCCCACCATACCGCCCATAGAAATCGTTATCAGATCAACCGGTTGATCCTTGGGCAATTGATTACGCAAGCTTTCAACCATGCCATCAATATTACAGGGGGAAATTTCTCTGCAGCGGGTGCCGGCACCAGGAATATCGAGGCAAATAAAACGACGCTGCGGAAACAAACATTGCAGACGTTGCGGTAAATCACCCCAGTGGTATTTGCCGCGGAACAAACCACGAATCAGCACCGTGTTCTGGCTCAAAGACGGTGATAAAGACAGTAAAGGTGATACCGACATGCACGACTCTCCGTGATACGCCAGCACGAAAAGAGTGAGGGCTGACGATACCTGAAGTGTAAGACTAACTGTGGCGTGAGAGTTTGAACTGCTTCGGAGTTACACCAAACTCCTTTTTGAACAAGCGGATAAAGTGGGAAATATTTTCATAGCCAAGTTCTAGCGCCGTGTCAGTCACTGACAAATGGCCAAGGTAGCGTCTCGCCTGCTGTAACTTAAGCCGAGTCAGATACTCTTTCGGAGTCTGGTTTCGTCACTAGTTTGAACTTCTGGCTGAAATTGGGCAGCGACATCTGCACTTCTTCTGCCAGTTGCGAAATAGACAATCCTTCGCTGACCGATGACTTCATGATCCGAATTGCGCGATGAATCGGATGATTTTTGTGCTGGGACAGAATATCGTAAGATCCCTGTCGTTTCATCAGCTCATACACCATCTCCTGCGTCACCAGATCGAGCAGAAAAGGAATGTTACTGTCATTGCTGCGCAGAATCTCAAGCGTGCGCAGATGTAAGGCTGACATACGATCCTGTAAACCAGACAGCTGAAAATGGCCGTTTTCAGCCTGCAAAGAGGTGTCGACTTCCAACTGTTCATTAACTCTGGCACTGACATCTTCCAGTACATCTTCGCTGAACTCGTACACCAGCGCCTCAGTAAACTCCGGCATCGACATCATGACATTGGCATGAGGTGGCAACAATACGCACTGCTCTTTATGGTAACTCAACGACTCGGACTGATTGATTCGGATATGCTTTTCGCCCTGTAAAATTGTACACAGGCGTGGCGTTTCATAGCAGCGGTATTCGCCCTGAAAATGCTTAGGCAAATGATAATGCAGCAGATTGACTTTACCGGTCGATAACGCGTATTGCGTTTCATCGACGCGGTGGAAACTATTGAGTGTTTTCATGCCATCCAAGTCGTCATTATTGTTATTTTTCGGGATTGTCAGTGTAGTGAATAAATGCTGTTTTAAACATCACTTGCCCTAAAAAAGGGAGTATTTGGCGTGTAACAAAGGCAAGAATGAGGTCTGGTTTACAATCTTGAGCAGACTACACTATAAAACTGCAAATACAATGCGACAAGAATGCGAACTTAGCGACTGCACTCATGCATGAAAACAAAATGCCCGCAGCGAGCTGCGGGCAGAATTTGTTTACTGTCATCAGTATCATGATGACAAAAGCGCAGCGAAATGACATCCGCGCCTTATCTGATTACATTGCCGCTTTCAGAATCGCAACGATCTCTTCATGCGTGGCTTGTTTAGGGTTAGTGAAACCACAAGCATCTTTCAGCGCGTTTTCAGCCAGGATGTCGAAGTCTTCCTCTTTAACACCCAGCTCTGTCAGGCCTGCCGGGATGCGTACATCAGAAGACAACTGACAAATCGCTGCAATGGCTGCCGCCGCACCGTCGCTGCCTGTCATACCTGTTGTATCCACACCCAGTGCACGAGCAACATCAGTCAAGCGCTCAGCGGCGACTTCGCTGTTATAGCGCTGTACGTGAGGCAGGAGTACTGCATTACATACACCGTGTGGCAGGTCGTAGAAACCACCCAACTGGTGAGCAATCGCGTGCACGTAACCCAGTGATGCGTTGTTGAACGCCATACCGGCCATAAACTGAGCGTAAGCCATGTTGTCACGAGCCTGGATGTCATCACCATGATCGACGGCCTGACGCAGGTTGGCCTGAATCATCTCAATCGCTTTAATCGCGACCGCATCAGTGATCGGCGTTGCGGCAATAGAAACGTAAGCTTCGATGGCGTGAGTCAGTGCATCCATGCCGGTTGCCGCTGTCAGCGACGCAGGTTTAGCCAGCATCAGCTCCGGATCGTTCACCGACATCAGTGGCGTAACGTGCTTGTCAACGATCGCCATCTTGATATGACGTGCATCATCGGTAATGATACAAAAACGAGTCATTTCTGATGCAGTACCCGCTGTGGTGTTCACTGCAAACAGAGGAAGTTGCGGTTTCGCTGAACGATCCACACCTTCATAATCTTTAATCTCACCGCCATTAGCGGCCAGCAGCGCAATACCTTTGGCACAGTCGTGAGGCGAACCGCCGCCCAGTGACATTACACAGTCACAGTTGTTGGCTTTTAACTTAGCCAGGCCCGCTTCAACGTTTTCCACCGTTGGGTTCGGTTTGGTTTCATCAAACACAACAGACGCAACACCAGCCTGCTCAAGCAGTTTACTGACTTTTTCAACTACCCCGATTTTGTTCAGGAATTTGTCTGTCACGATCAGAATGCGAGTAAAACCGTGCGAGGCAATGGCAGTTGCCGCTTCACTCAGACAACCAGGACCCATCAGGTTAGAGGAAGGAATGTAAAACATATTAGACATTTTGTGCTCCTTTTGCGCAGCCAACAATGGCGCTTTGCGTGTCCGTAACTCCGTACGTTACGAATCATTGCCGGTAGGCTATCAGGGACAAAAAGGGATAACTCACGCGTTTTTCAACAAAGTAGCTCGTATTTTCAAAACCACGAAAGGAAACTTGATCAAAATCATAAAAGTGAAATACCAAGTTAAAAATTGATCAGTAAGGCTATTCTGAGTCACATCTTCAAACGTGTTCTATGACACACATCAGGTTGACCCGACGTATACATTTTGTTCGGGCCACACAGTGTATGCGCAGAAACGTGAGTTTGAGGTAGTAAAGCTGCGTCTTCTGAAGGGATTACTTATTTGGCAGGTACGCTATTCGCCTAATAAATCAGTTAGTCGGCTAATCAATTAGTTAGTCGACGGATCAATTATCCGGCTGATAATAGCCGACCTCAGCGCTGCCGGTAGCTGAGTGAACACTTGAGTCTGCAGTGCCCGCACTATTCTCTGTATTGGCCGAATCTGGATTAGACATAAGCTGGAATTTTTCTGCACAACCACGACAGATACACGCTTTACGTTTGGCGCTAGCAGGCACTTGATCCAGCAGTGCTGGCGGGAATTGAATATTTGGATCATTACACCAGCACGATTTGGTGACATCGTTACTGCCCAGATTAACGCAGGCGTTACTGTTGCCACACAGCGGGCACAGCAACGGATCAATAATATTAGATTCAGACACTCTCTTCCCTCATCAACTGCCCCGGACTTTACTACTCTGCAAGGTAAAGCGCGAAGCCGCTCACAGTACGCAATCTGCCGAGGTTAAGCAAGCCAGCAGCGATAAAGTAAGTCACCGACTGCAGTAAGTGGCATCAGTCTTAACCGTGCCCTTTACATCCATTTTCTCAGCGTCCCAAAAAGTGACCGTCATGAAAACAACTGACCCGCTCGGCCTCACCGTTCTGGATAATATAGAAAGCATCCTGAGGCAGATCGAGTTGCCAAATGTCATCGTAGCTTAACCCCAGCAGAAGGCCACGCAGCACAATCCCGGTCAGACCATGGCTGACCACGACCAAATCCTCATGCCGGGGCGCTTCATCTAACCAGGCATTAACCCGATATTTCACCTCTGCAAACGACTCGCCGTCTGGCGCTTGCAGATACCAGTCCGGTGTAGCCAGTAAATCCGGCTTTTCATCCAGCAAGTCAAACAAAGGCTTTTCTTCCCATTGCCCGAGAGAAAACTCTTTCAGACGCGGCTCGTGAGTCAGGTCCGCTTTCGCGTAACCAACCTCATCGCAGATAATGTGCGCGGTCTCGACCGCACGCCCGAGGGAGCTGGCATACATGCGATAACTGCGCCCCTGAAGATGGGATTTGAGCTGTGTCCCCATCGCAAGGGCTTGCGCCCTGCCGGTAGAGGTCAGAGATGAGTTGCAATGTCCCTGCAACTTACGTTCGGCGTTAAACTGGGTTTGTCCGTGACGAATCACAAAGATTTTTCGGGTCATGCCTGTCCTGCAATCTGGTTGCTGATAACCCACATTAACCAATCAGATTCTTTGGCGCAAAGGTCGGCGCCAATAAGGGCGATCAAGCTAACATTAGCTGACTATCACGATGCTTTATCAATCTGTCACCACCCTAGCGAAGCCAGCTTTGATATGCAAACCTGAGCCATAACTCAGACATTCAACGAGTCTGTGTTTAAAAATCAACAACCTATTGCCTATCTGGGCTATAGTATTTCTATATGTGGCAGACGAGTTCATAAAATAGAGATGATTTATCTGATAATGCTGATAGCGATGTTCGCTCTGATGGGCTTTGTCGTATACGGCGCCA contains:
- a CDS encoding histidine phosphatase family protein yields the protein MTRKIFVIRHGQTQFNAERKLQGHCNSSLTSTGRAQALAMGTQLKSHLQGRSYRMYASSLGRAVETAHIICDEVGYAKADLTHEPRLKEFSLGQWEEKPLFDLLDEKPDLLATPDWYLQAPDGESFAEVKYRVNAWLDEAPRHEDLVVVSHGLTGIVLRGLLLGLSYDDIWQLDLPQDAFYIIQNGEAERVSCFHDGHFLGR